The following are encoded together in the Echeneis naucrates chromosome 9, fEcheNa1.1, whole genome shotgun sequence genome:
- the LOC115048353 gene encoding UDP-glucuronosyltransferase 2A1-like — protein sequence MELGLRLSLCVLLTLCAAGSARGGNILVWYTEGSHWINMKPMLETLVDRGHQVTVLTPEKSLYMNISETSRFHYESFDVSLSRKEMEDLLEESIRFFMYEMDQMNYLQIFLRFSEIMKIEMQYSLLYLDGVLKSETLMNKLKEGKYDLLLADPLFPGSDLVAEILDVPLVFSLRFSIAHNWERKCGQLPSPLSFVPVALSKLTDKMDFSERVLNFLFSQVLDVFLQNVFWTDLDKYYSEVKGMPTSACETMGRADIWLIRTYWDFDYPRPFIPNFKYIGGVHCRPAKPLPEDIEEFVQSSGDAGIVVFTMGSLIHNITTERGNMIASALAQIPQKVVWRYKGEKPKTLGANTKIYDWIPQNDLLGHPKTRAFITHGGTNGIYEAIYHGVPMVGIPMFADQPDNLVHVKAKGAAVIMELNFMTTEDLRDAINTVITNKTYKESALRLSMIHHDRPMPPLDEAIFWIEYTMRNNGAKHLRVHAHELTWYQYYSLDVLAFLLSIVLLVTLLFIKTCSFCFQTCCNRKGKTKRKAE from the exons ATGGAGCTGGGGCTTCGTCTCTCGCTCTGCGTGCTGCTGACACTTTGCGCAGCTGGGAGTGCACGTGGAGGAAACATTTTGGTGTGGTACACTGAAGGCAGCCACTGGATTAACATGAAGCCGATGCTGGAGACGCTGGTTGACAGGGGACACCAGGTAACAGTGCTGACCCCGGAGAAGTCGCTCTACATGAACATCAGCGAGACTTCCCGCTTCCATTACGAAAGCTTTGATGTCTCATTATCACGAAAGGAAATGGAGGACCTTCTTGAGGAAAGCATTCGCTTCTTCATGTATGAGATGGATCAGATGAATTACTTGCAGATTTTCTTAAGATTCTCAGAGATAATGAAAATCGAGATGCAGTATTCCTTGTTGTACTTGGACGGCGTGTTGAAATCAGAAACTCTGATGAACAAGTTGAAGGAGGGAAAATATGACCTTCTCCTGGCAGATCCATTGTTCCCTGGCAGTGACTTGGTAGCAGAGATTTTGGACGTCCCTCTGGTCTTCTCCTTGCGTTTTTCCATAGCCCATAACTGGGAGAGGAAATGCGGTCAACTACCGAGTCCACTTTCTTTTGTCCCTGTTGCACTCAGTAAACTGACAGACAAGATGGACTTCTCTGAGAGAGTCTTGAATTTTCTCTTCAGTCAAGTGCttgatgtttttctgcagaatGTTTTTTGGACAGATCTGGATAAATATTACTCTGAAGTCAAAG GGATGCCCACCAGTGCCTGTGAGACAATGGGTAGAGCAGACATCTGGTTGATACGCACCTACTGGGATTTTGATTACCCTCGACCTTTCATCCCAAACTTCAAATATATTGGTGGGGTCCACTGTAGACCAGCTAAACCTTTGCCAGAG GATATTGAGGAATTTGTGCAAAGTTCAGGAGATGCTGGGATTGTGGTTTTCACAATGGGATCCCTGATCCATAACATCACCACGGAAAGGGGCAACATGATTGCCTCAGCCCTCGCTCAGATCCCACAAAAG GTGGTGTGGCGATACAAAGGAGAAAAACCAAAGACTCTGGGTGCTAACACTAAAATATATGACTGGATCCCTCAGAATGACCTGCTGG GTCACCCCAAGACCCGAGCTTTCATCACCCATGGAGGCACAAATGGGATTTATGAGGCCATCTACCATGGTGTTCCCATGGTGGGGATCCCCATGTTTGCTGACCAGCCAGACAACTTGGTCCACGTGAAGGCTAAAGGTGCTGCAGTCATCATGGAACTCAACTTCATGACGACTGAGGACCTTAGAGATGCAATTAATACTGTTATCACTAACAAAAC GTACAAGGAGAGTGCCCTGCGACTGTCCATGATCCACCACGACAGGCCCATGCCTCCTCTGGATGAGGCCATATTCTGGATTGAGTATACCATGAGAAATAATGGGGCCAAACACTTGAGGGTCCATGCTCATGAACTCACCTGGTACCAGTACTATAGCCTGGACGTCCTGGCCTTCCTTCTCTCCATCGTTCTCCTCGTCACTCTCCTCTTTATTAAGACATGTAGTTTCTGCTTTCAGACATGCTGTAACAGAAAGGGGAAGACTAAAAGAAAGGCTGAGTAA